Proteins found in one Drosophila busckii strain San Diego stock center, stock number 13000-0081.31 chromosome 2R, ASM1175060v1, whole genome shotgun sequence genomic segment:
- the LOC108597023 gene encoding uncharacterized protein LOC108597023: MKTTNIGLYAFRLTFGQAPPLSAQASTHSSHAFTTSSSSPRVVTRSATMLALFGIALSSFSLKQLLANKHNKHNALRKL; the protein is encoded by the exons ATGAAAACAACCAATATCGGATTATATGCATTTCGTTTAACCTTCGGCCAG GCACCGCCACTGTCAGCGCAGGCCTCGACGCACAGCAGTCATGCCTTCACCACAAGCTCGAGTTCACCACGCGTGGTGACACGCTCGGCCACCATGTTGGCCTTGTTCGGCATTGCGCTGTCCTCGTTCAGcctcaagcagctgctggccaacaagCATAACAAACACAATGCCCTGCGCAAGCTCTAG
- the LOC108597022 gene encoding uncharacterized protein LOC108597022, whose product MAAQLKLGDNCQECQSLGLTHKLRYFYINFEEQLLKCESRTCLWPHNDEVSSDEEQEMHSDSKPARQVDDADDDDAFIRDLMEQLESTTEPQPDFSFNFNMPDLELEVDNAVESHHVAENMPIQKSTNVEPIIVETILMPSTAEEHVGIKETPDEEQVLIKEVIVEDQVLKIQITVDTASSAELQKSESVNDLKPSAQVIKENEETSVNSTASEQMQNIKTNEKVLKSETPTSSEPAPKKENPFSSTFNGKWQIKKASIIPRKIEQTSPKSDTTVTTFLDAVKRQPQTPIRSARGPRVKRVINSPESVRFATGFAPGQRLNAVRQLLNSIEAREKQEIQTEATNFTGENANPTP is encoded by the coding sequence atgGCGGCGCAGCTGAAGCTCGGTGACAACTGCCAGGAATGCCAGAGCTTGGGCTTAACGCACAAGCTgcgctatttttatataaattttgaggAACAGCTGCTAAAGTGCGAATCGCGCACCTGTCTATGGCCACATAACGACGAGGTAAGCTCCGATGAAGAGCAGGAGATGCATTCAGATAGTAAGCCGGCAAGGCAAGTGGATgacgctgatgatgatgatgcattTATCAGGGATTTGATGGAGCAACTGGAGTCAACTACCGAGCCGCAGCCCGACTTTAGCTTCAACTTTAATATGCCAGATCTCGAGTTGGAAGTGGATAATGCCGTGGAGTCACATCACGTTGCTGAAAACATGCCGATCCAGAAGTCTACGAATGTTGAGCCGATAATAGTAGAGACAATATTAATGCCTTCTACCGCTGAGGAGCATGTGGGAATAAAAGAAACTCCCGATGAGGAGCAAGTGCTAATAAAAGAAGTTATCGTTGAAGATCAAgtgctaaaaatacaaattaccGTTGACACTGCGTCCAGCGCAGAATTGCAAAAGAGCGAAAGTGTGAATGACCTTAAGCCCAGCGCGCAagtaataaaagaaaatgaagaAACATCCGTTAACTCTACGGCCAGcgagcaaatgcaaaatataaaaaccaatGAGAAAGTGCTAAAGAGCGAAACTCCAACGTCCAGCGAGCCGGCACCAAAGAAAGAAAATCCATTTAGTTCTACATTCAACGGCAAATGGCAGATAAAAAAAGCATCCATTATACCACGAAAGATTGAACAAACGTCACCCAAAAGCGACACCACTGTAACTACTTTTCTAGATGCGGTCAAACGTCAACCACAAACGCCAATACGCTCTGCACGTGGGCCGCGAGTTAAACGCGTGATCAACTCTCCCGAATCAGTTCGATTTGCAACAGGATTTGCACCAGGACAAAGACTCAATGCAGTGCGACAATTGTTAAACAGCATTGAAGCTCGGGAGAAACAGGAAATTCAAACGgaagcaacaaatttcacGGGCGAGAATGCCAACCCAACACCTTGA